The Ruania alba genome has a window encoding:
- the rpoB gene encoding DNA-directed RNA polymerase subunit beta, translating to MAASRTPSAPTADAIAQRTASRRVSFARIHEPLQAPDLLGLQTDSFDWLLGNEKWQARVEAAVTSGNNDVTTTSGLEEIFTEISPIEDFGSTMSLSFRDHRFEPPKYTAEECKEKDFTYSAPLFVTAEFVNYTTGEIKSQTVFMGEFPLMTERGTFIINGTERVVVSQLVRSPGVYFERTPDKTSDKDIFTAKVIPSRGAWLEFEIDKRDAVGVRVDRKRKQSVTVFLKALGMTESEIREEFAEYPTVLETLEKDSVHSQDEALVDIYRKIRPGEPPTVEAGTALLDNFYFNSKRYDLAKVGRYKIGKKLGVDGDLANSVLSLSDVVATIKYLAALHKGESEIPGTRHGEEIAVRVETDDIDHFGNRRIRAVGELIQNQVRTGLSRMERVVRERMTTQDVEAITPQTLINIRPVVASIKEFFGTSQLSQFMDQNNPLAGLTHKRRLSALGPGGLSRDRAGMEVRDVHPSHYGRMCPIETPEGPNIGLIGSLATYARINPFGFVETPYRKVVKGTVTDQVDYLTADDEDHFVIAQANAPIAESGRFAEETALVRLRGGEAIDMPVDDIDYMDVSARQMVSVATAMIPFLEHDDANRALMGANMQRQAVPLVRSEAPLVGTGMERRAAVDAGDVIVATKPGVVTEVSADAVVVAGDDGTTMTYRVAKFRRSNQGTCYNQRVLVEEGAKVSEGSVLADGPATDEGELALGRNLLVAFMSWEGHNFEDAIILSQRLVQDDVLSSIHIEEHEVDARDTKLGPEEITRDIPNVSDDVLADLDERGIIRIGAEVGAGDVLVGKVTPKGETELTPEERLLRAIFGEKAREVRDTSLKVPHGESGTVIAVREFNREDGDELPPGVNQLVRVYIAQRRKITDGDKLAGRHGNKGVISKILPIEDMPFLEDGTPVDIILNPLGVPGRMNVGQVLETHLGWVAKQGWDVGIEQAKQGKLPAWASHLRDDALTGEPGTPVASPVFDGLHEDELQGLLECTLETRDGDRLIDATGKTRLFDGRSGEPFPSQIAVGYMYILKLHHLVDDKIHARSTGPYSMITQQPLGGKAQFGGQRFGEMEVWALEAYGAAYALQELLTIKSDDVPGRVKVYEAIVKGENIPEPGIPESFKVLIKEMQSLCLNVEVLNSDGTSIEMRDTDEEVYRAAEELGIDLSRRPDASSVEEI from the coding sequence GCTCAACGTACTGCCTCCCGCCGAGTCTCTTTCGCAAGGATCCACGAGCCGCTCCAGGCTCCGGACCTGCTCGGCCTCCAGACCGACAGCTTCGACTGGCTGCTTGGGAACGAGAAGTGGCAGGCACGGGTCGAGGCCGCGGTCACCTCCGGCAACAACGACGTGACCACCACGTCCGGACTCGAGGAGATCTTCACTGAGATCTCCCCGATCGAGGACTTCGGTTCCACGATGTCGTTGTCGTTCCGGGACCACCGCTTCGAACCGCCGAAGTACACGGCGGAGGAGTGCAAGGAGAAGGATTTCACGTACTCCGCGCCGCTGTTCGTCACGGCCGAGTTCGTCAACTACACCACCGGTGAGATCAAGTCCCAGACCGTCTTCATGGGGGAGTTCCCCCTGATGACCGAGCGGGGCACGTTCATCATCAACGGCACCGAGCGTGTCGTCGTGTCTCAGCTCGTGCGTTCCCCGGGCGTGTACTTCGAGCGCACCCCGGACAAGACCTCGGACAAGGACATCTTCACCGCGAAGGTGATCCCCTCGCGCGGCGCGTGGCTCGAGTTCGAGATCGACAAGCGCGACGCCGTCGGTGTGCGTGTGGACCGAAAGCGCAAGCAGTCGGTCACGGTGTTCCTCAAGGCGCTCGGGATGACCGAGTCGGAGATCCGCGAAGAGTTCGCCGAGTACCCGACCGTGCTGGAGACCCTCGAGAAGGACTCCGTGCACAGCCAGGACGAGGCGCTGGTCGACATCTACCGGAAGATTCGTCCGGGGGAGCCGCCGACCGTCGAGGCCGGGACGGCGCTGCTCGACAACTTCTACTTCAACTCCAAGCGCTACGACCTCGCGAAGGTGGGCCGATACAAGATCGGCAAGAAGCTTGGCGTGGACGGCGATCTGGCGAACTCGGTCCTGTCGCTGAGCGATGTGGTGGCGACGATCAAGTACCTGGCAGCGCTGCACAAGGGCGAGTCCGAGATCCCTGGTACGCGTCACGGCGAGGAGATCGCGGTGCGCGTCGAGACCGACGACATCGACCACTTCGGTAACCGTCGCATCCGTGCGGTCGGTGAGCTCATTCAGAACCAGGTGCGCACCGGCCTGTCCCGGATGGAGCGCGTGGTGCGTGAGCGGATGACCACCCAGGACGTCGAGGCCATCACGCCGCAGACCCTGATCAACATCCGCCCGGTGGTGGCCTCCATCAAGGAGTTCTTCGGCACCAGCCAGCTCTCCCAGTTCATGGACCAGAACAACCCGCTGGCCGGGTTGACCCACAAGCGCCGCCTCTCCGCGCTGGGTCCGGGTGGTCTCTCCCGGGATCGTGCCGGCATGGAGGTCCGGGACGTCCACCCGTCCCACTACGGCCGGATGTGCCCGATCGAGACCCCTGAAGGTCCGAACATCGGTCTGATCGGCTCGCTGGCGACGTACGCGCGGATCAACCCGTTCGGGTTCGTCGAGACGCCCTACCGCAAGGTCGTCAAGGGCACGGTCACCGATCAGGTGGACTACCTCACCGCTGACGACGAGGACCATTTCGTCATCGCGCAGGCCAACGCACCGATCGCCGAGAGCGGCCGGTTCGCCGAGGAGACCGCACTGGTCCGACTGCGCGGTGGTGAGGCCATCGACATGCCGGTCGACGACATCGACTACATGGACGTCTCCGCGCGTCAGATGGTCTCCGTCGCGACCGCGATGATCCCGTTCCTCGAGCACGACGACGCCAACCGTGCACTGATGGGTGCCAACATGCAGCGCCAGGCCGTGCCGCTGGTGCGGTCCGAGGCGCCGCTGGTCGGCACGGGCATGGAGCGGCGCGCTGCCGTCGACGCCGGTGACGTGATCGTGGCGACCAAGCCCGGTGTGGTCACCGAGGTCTCCGCGGACGCGGTGGTGGTGGCCGGTGACGACGGCACCACGATGACCTACCGGGTGGCCAAGTTCCGCCGCTCCAACCAGGGCACCTGCTACAACCAGCGGGTGCTGGTCGAAGAGGGCGCGAAGGTCTCCGAGGGCTCCGTGCTCGCGGACGGGCCGGCCACCGACGAGGGCGAGCTCGCGCTCGGCCGCAACCTGCTGGTCGCCTTCATGTCCTGGGAAGGGCACAACTTCGAGGACGCGATCATCCTCTCCCAGCGTCTCGTGCAGGACGACGTGCTCTCCTCGATCCACATCGAGGAGCACGAGGTCGACGCCCGCGACACCAAGCTGGGTCCGGAGGAGATCACCCGGGACATCCCGAACGTCTCCGACGACGTGCTCGCTGACCTGGACGAGCGCGGCATCATCCGGATCGGTGCCGAGGTCGGCGCAGGCGACGTGCTGGTCGGCAAGGTCACCCCGAAGGGGGAGACGGAGCTGACCCCGGAGGAGCGCCTGCTGCGCGCCATCTTCGGTGAGAAGGCACGCGAGGTTCGAGACACGTCTCTCAAGGTGCCCCACGGTGAGTCGGGCACGGTCATCGCGGTGCGCGAGTTCAACCGCGAGGACGGCGACGAGCTGCCCCCGGGTGTGAACCAGCTGGTGCGGGTCTACATCGCCCAGCGCCGCAAGATCACTGACGGCGACAAGCTCGCCGGCCGCCACGGGAACAAGGGCGTGATCTCCAAGATCCTGCCGATCGAGGACATGCCGTTCCTCGAGGACGGCACCCCGGTGGACATCATCCTGAACCCGCTCGGTGTGCCGGGCCGGATGAACGTCGGCCAGGTGCTCGAGACGCACCTGGGCTGGGTGGCCAAGCAGGGCTGGGACGTCGGCATCGAACAGGCCAAGCAGGGCAAGCTCCCGGCGTGGGCGAGTCACTTGCGGGACGATGCGCTGACGGGCGAGCCGGGCACTCCGGTTGCCTCGCCCGTGTTCGACGGTCTGCACGAGGACGAGCTCCAGGGTCTGCTGGAGTGCACCCTGGAGACTCGCGATGGAGACCGCCTGATCGACGCGACCGGCAAGACGCGTCTGTTCGACGGTCGTTCCGGCGAGCCGTTCCCGTCGCAGATCGCGGTTGGCTACATGTACATCCTGAAGCTGCACCACCTCGTGGACGACAAGATCCACGCGCGCTCGACGGGTCCGTACTCGATGATCACCCAGCAGCCGCTCGGTGGTAAGGCGCAGTTCGGTGGCCAGCGGTTCGGCGAGATGGAGGTGTGGGCGCTGGAAGCATACGGAGCGGCGTACGCCCTCCAGGAGCTCCTCACCATCAAGTCCGACGACGTCCCCGGCCGCGTGAAGGTGTACGAGGCCATCGTCAAGGGCGAGAACATCCCCGAGCCTGGTATCCCCGAGTCGTTCAAGGTGCTCATCAAGGAGATGCAGTCGCTGTGCCTGAACGTGGAGGTGCTGAACTCCGACGGCACGTCCATCGAGATGCGTGACACCGACGAGGAGGTCTACCGCGCCGCTGAAGAGCTCGGTATCGACCTGTCCCGCCGCCCCGACGCGAGCAGCGTCGAAGAGATCTGA